CcagtgtcactgtgaccaaaataccccaaaaaacaattagaggaggaaaaatttattgggggcttacagtttcagagttctcagacCATAAATGGATGACTCCATTGCTCCAGACccatgtgaggcagaacatcatggtggaagggaatAGTAGAGaaaagttgctcagctcatggcagctaaGAAGCAGAAAGAGGCAAGTGGGGAAGGAGCTATAGGGAAGATGAATCTCTTCAGGGCACCCCATCTCCTCTAACCACATCCCATCTGCCTAAAGTTACCACTCAGTCCcttcaaattaggatggacttATTATGTTACagttctcacaatccaatcatttaacCTCCAAACATCCCTCCATTAACACAGGAGGTTTGAGGGAACTACCTCATACCCAAACTacaagaaataaatcagaaatatccTATAATGGATATATGTTTCATTAATTGGGAGACCTAAAGGAATGTCCCAGGCAGCCTGGGGTTGACAGCACCACATGCCAGGTGCACAATCATGTTAGTGTGTTGAGGAAGACTGCCTTCGGTCAAGGGAGGAACAAGGACCAGGGCCCTCTTCTTATACTTGATTTTGTATTTCATGCCCTATCATAGACAAGGAAGAGAAAATCAAAATTAGAAAACCTAATTGTGGACAAGTATGACTTGTCTCAGGTGCCCATGATCTGCCTGGCAGCTCCTTACCATGTTCCTGACACCCACAGCCCCAAAGTCCCAAGGATCAGCTCTGTACGGGAGCATAGTTTGAGAGAGAGCTCCCAGATAAAGCAACCACTGAGGATTCCAACAGAAAGAGTGTGTGATCTGAAAGAGAAGAGCAAGAAGGGCCAGTTCCCAAAATCATTCAGGCCACCTCACCAATCCACGCTAAGACCTGATGCTGAAGCAGCCCAGTCCCCTGACCTCCCTAATGCAGGATCCCTTCAGGGGGTCAGGAGAGTCATCCACATAGCACCAGGACATACTTGGTGCCAGGGACATCAGAATCACCAAGactggccttttttttttggtcttttcttCCATCTTCCTGGACAGTTCCTTGATTAACACTGGAAACCTCCAGAAGACTTCTTGCTCTCTATGTTCATATCCAGATTTAGTACATTTTTCTTTAGtaaatgtttctttgttttccatgTAGCCTCAGGACAATTTTCAGAGTCGttaaatgtttgtttgtttgtttgtttgttgtttctgATTTGCACCAATTATGGTTGTTGGTTCATGAAGCTTCTCACTTCCTTTTGGAAGATATGTTTCAATGTTAGTTTATGATCTATAGTTTTACTTCCTTtatactggaagaaaacccaggACCTCTTAAAGTCCTGCTAACCCACTGGGCCTAGTCATAAAACTTCATTCAATTTTAtctattgaaaaatttaaaaatcaatttaatcaATCACTGCGTCCCCATGATGAacagggacagagagaggagTGTTCACTCTGGGAGAACGTCACTGACCATGTCCTCAGACAGGACCTCTGTTTGGACTTGAAGCTTGTTTCAGAGCATGCTGGGCCTCCAGAAGCAGGCCAGCAAGATATGCCTTTTCCTTCTCCATTCTGCACAATCACCCTTCAAGTGTGATACTGAGTCCTTGCTATCCTATCCACAATGCAGCTGCTCAGCCCACAAGCTGCCCAGTGTCCCTCAGGATATCCCCCAGGTGCCATAAGTGACTGCCAGAACTTGCAAGACTTGGGCCTGTCTGTTCTGGAGACCTCCCCTCTGGCCACGTGACTTCTGCAAACCCTTTCACAAGCCATTTCCTGGTCAGCCTCAAAAAGCTGGAGTCAGGCTGCTACCACAGGAACCTCAGCAACAGGACTTACAGTCCCTCCAGAAGACATCCAGGCCAACGATAAGGGTTGCCACCCTCTGGCAGCTGCCCTGTACTCCTAATCTGGTTTGCCAAGTGGTCAGGGGTGAGGTGGCCAGAGGAAAGTCTCACCTTCCATTGACAGTCCTTTCCAACCCCCGAAAGTACCTTTCCCAAGTCCACCGCAAAGATCTGGTGGCTGATTTTTCTCTCCCACCACctctgagaatttgcatttcaattTCATGCATAGAGCTTCATTTGGGAAGATGTGTTTTAATATTagtttatattctatatttttatttctttgataatggAAAAAATTCCAGGGTCTCTTATTAGTTCTGCCAACCCACTGGGCTTAGTCATCAAATTTcatacagctgggcatggtggcacacacctgcaatcccagcagctcaggaggctgaggcaggaggatagtgagttcaaagctagtctcagcaaaagcaaggtgctaagcaactcagtgagaccctgtctctaaataaaatacataaaagggttggggatgtggctcaagggtcgagtacccttgagttcaatcccagtacaaaaaaaaaaaaaaacttcatacaATTCTATCaattgaaaaattcaaaatttatttaatcaatcacTGCCTTCCCACTATGAGTAAGGTTATAAGGAGGAGTGGTCACCCTGGGAGAATGTTAGTGACCATGTTCTTAGACAGGACCTCTGTATGGACTTGAAGTCTGAACCAATTTGCAGAAAGGTTCTGAAATCAAAATGGGGCTAAAGAGGGGCAAACTACCCAACAGCCTCACAAAAGAGGCCACCCTTCAGTACCCTGAATAATGTAACTTTGCAAAGACTTCATCCCCTAACCACCCCTTCTCCCCTTTCTAGCTCCCTCCCTACTTCTCCTTTCATCCCCAAATCTGCTCACACAGCCCAGGCTCCAACCATGCCAAGTTCTTGTATGTCACTGGGCTTTCGCTCATGATGCTTTCAAAAGGGGAAACTACTCATTTTTAATGACCCTCTTCCAAAATCTCCTCCAGGAACCTTCTCCCAAATCCCCAGATGGACCCCACTCTCTCTGTGCACGCTGCATTCAGGGCTGGCGTATCTGCCTCCCCAACAAGTGAAGGGACTCTTGGGGGCTGGACTGTGCCTCATAGGTCTTGTTCTTCCCCCATGGCTCTAAACACAGCAGTGCAAAAACCTCGGCTGACTGAAGTTATTAAAGACACACCCAACCATAAAAAAAACTTTCAGACAAGACCTCAgagatttcaaagatttttagAGATTTTGGATATCAGTCCCAAGAAAGCCACTAACTCTTTAAATACCCTGAAATAAAGTCAGAAACGCCAAACTTAGGGAGACTCTTTACTCAAAAATAGCAGACAGCAGCAGACAGAGAACATTAGCATGTAGACTTCCCTCTCAGGGTTGCTTACTCTTCAGGGAGCCCCATGGGAAGAAAGccccccccagccccagcataGAAGGAAGGCCCTGTCCCCACAGCCCCACTCTACCCACACCAGCTTCAGAACCAAAACAGAGAAACAGGCAGATCTGCAGGTTGCACGTGGCTCCTGGGGATCCCCAGTCTCTCTCACTCCTCAGTCTTTCTAGCAGTGGATCTGTCTGGGCTCCCCACCAGGAGGGACTCAGGGTTCCACAGCACATAACATCTGCCAAATGCTCTCACCTACCCTTTCTATATGGGTATGGTCGGGGGCCAGGGTTGGGCAGGAGATGGGGTCAGGGTCACAGCTGAAGAGGAGTTAGGTCCAGGGCTGAGGCTGACACAGGGAGAGAGTCTGAGAGGAAATGGCTAGAGACAAGGTGGCCTAGCACAGGAGAGTGAAGGGTTCAGCAGAGGATGATTCCCATGCCCAGCACACAAGTCCTGGGTTTGTCACTTTCTTTCACTGGCCCAAGGAAGAGTGAAGAGCTTGAGAGGGCAGCCTGAGTCCCAGTCAGGCAACAGGCCAGTCACCAGGGACTATCAGTCAGAATGGAGTGGGATGCAGCCATAGCAGACCAGACAGTAATGGCATCCATCCACCAGCTCTCGCAGCCCCAGGAACATTCTTCCAGCTTGTCTGACATGGTCTTCTGTCTAATGGGCTCTCACAGGAGCTGGTCAGTGCGTTTGCTGCGCCACACCACCAGGCCAGCCATGGCCACAGTCAACAGGACAGGCACCACGATCAGTGGGATGAGCACCTCATCTGGGGGGTCTTCCCAGTGGGTCCTGTCCACTGTGCAGTTGGAAAAGAACTGCCGGTGGATGCCAGTGATGAAGCCCTGGGCCAGTGGATTGGGCCAGTAGCAGCCCACAACGTTAGTCTCCACCTCAGTGCAGTTGGTGAAACTCTCGTAGTACCTGCAAAGGCAGAAAGTGAGATCACAATGCTCCCCAGGCCCCCCTCATGCCTGCCCTGACCCCAGGCCAATAGGAGAGGTGGGAAATGTTCCAGGCCCCGTCCTACTTGGACACCAACTCAAAGTGTGGCCTTGGAAGCCACTTCCATACTCCCAGCTACATGGGTCATCTATATCTAGTGCTGCTTTTCCAGGGCCAAAAGGTACCTGGGCCACAGCCACATGGACCTGCAAGGCCCTCATCATCCAGGGACACCCTGGGATCCAAAAGTAGGGTCTGTCTGAGGCCAGGGCCAGTAGCCTTCTAACCAAGTCAACCTGCTCTCATATACCAAGTGGCAACCGGGAGTATCAGACCTGTGAGACCCAGCCACCTGGGTCTCCTGCTGGGAAGCTGCCTCTCTCTGCCCCACCTGGCAGGAAACATGCATCTCCAGGGGGTTCCCTGTTCATGTGATCAAACATGGTGTTATGCTTTAAATGTGAGGTATtcccccaaaaagctcacatgtgagacaatgcaagagggttcagaggggatataattgggttgtgagagccttaacccaatcagggaATTAATCACTTGATGGGATTACTTGAGTGagaactgaaggcaggtagggtatggctggaggaagtggggcaCTAGAGggatatgcctttggggtatgtatttgtatctgccgaggggagtctctctgctttctgattaacatgtgagctgcttccctctgccacagtcttctactgtgatgttcagcctcacctggagccccaaggaatggagccggacttctatggactgagacctcaaataaacttttcttcctctaaaattgttctgacCAGGTCTTTGAGTCGCAGcaacgaaaaagctgactaaaatacatgGGAACGGCTCTCAGCAAACCACCCATGATGAACCTTGCCTATCCAGTAGGCAGGTTCTAGTCAGTTCTTGAGGGTGACTAAGGACCATGGCTAACTGGACCTAGAGTTCAGCCTGGTGTATATAAGGATTTTCCAATAGCCACCTGACTTGGAATTTGGTAAGCAGCCTCTGAAGGTGGTGACCATCCTGCTGTTAGGATCTTCAGGGCTGACAATGGCAGCCATCCATTCAAGATGCTCTGGAGGAAGCTGGGTGGACACCTGCCAAGAGCCGGCAGCTCCCACACAGAGCAGCACTTTCCCACGCCTGTGCTGCAGATGCATGACAGACACAGGAGAAGGAGGGTCCTGGCTCAACTTTCCCAGGGGTTCAGGCAACAGGAGGCCCACCTCCTCCTTTCTGTACTGTTCCAAGAGGGAGTGGCTGACCTGTCCCATCAACAGGAAGGGGCCTCTTCCTGCAAGGAGCTTCCTGCACAGAACAACATCCGAGTCTGCATCTCACAAAGGTCCCTTCTGAGCTACTCTTTCTTAGGCAGTGTGGAGAAACCTGGGTTGAGTCACCCAACCAGACTCCTGACTGATTCCACCAGGCTCCTGACTCATCCCAGGCTGAGTTACAGCACCAAGGCTGAAACACAAGCCATACACTTGTGCCTTCCTAGGTAACCCTCTGGAGCCTCAGACATAATGCAGCCCCTGGATGTGCCCAGGCTCTAGGAGCACCTCAATAGCCAGGTCCATGGGCAAATCCTTTGACCCCCCAGAAGTCCCAATTTCCACTGCCCACCCACTCTGCTCCACCATGTGATTTGGGACAGGAAAATCATCTAACACTACTCTGAAAAATCCTTTCTCTCGAAAGTGCCTGGCATCCTGATGTGATGAGAACAACATTCTGTAACTCTCAGGACTCCAGATCTGTCCATGGAACTGCTGCCCAGAAATACTGCCAACGACAACTGCCCACAAACCTATGTGGCTAAGCCAGACAGACAGATCCTGGGAGCATCTGCGAACCAGGCCTGTGGGTGGGCAGGGCCCTGGGCAGCTAGTGGACAGAGTGTGTAGGTGGGTTTGTGGTGAGCTGTGGGTGGGGCAAAGGACAGAGCCATGGGAGGGACTGAGGGCCAGGGCAGGGTGTAGGTGGGGCCATGAGCAGTGTGGGTCAGGGTACCAGACCTCTCAGGGCACTCACACTATGAACTCAGACAGGTTGCACCACTTCCAGACGTCCACCTTTTGCATCATGTCTGCGAAGGCCTTCCCACACAGAGGCAGCCGTTCCAGCATCCGGGTCTCATTGCAGCCGCACACTCGGGCACACCCACCTGGGAAGAGGACAGCATGAGAATTCTACTGGCTAACATGGGGGGTGCCCCAGGGACTCTGGCAAGCACAACCTCTCGCAGCACCTCCTGATGTCCCCTCATAGGCgagcaactcttctctctgccctgaCCTCCCCTCTCCCAAAAAGGAGACCCACCCAGGAGGCAAGTCTGCCTCTTCATCACTGCAGTGATGCAGGGAGCAAGCAGCAGTGAGAGTCCTCCCGAGGTGAGGAGGGGTCCTAGGCACATCAGTAATGGCCAGGAGGCTCCAGCTCCAACCTAGGGGTGGTGGATACCTGTGACAGTTCTGAGAAGGGATCTGAGATATGGGGACCACCCCATGGCCTGTAGAAGCAGCAGAGTTCTGAGCTGATAAGGACCACCCAACCCTGTACAAGCCCCACTCTGATTTAAGGAGACCTGAGTCTGAGGCAGCTCCTTACCCCAGGATTTTCCAGTTGGCCTTCCCAGCATCTTCCCACAAAATATCTCATCCCCTCCAACTTTGCAAATTCAACCCACACTTTCCCATCAGGAACATCCTCTTTTCCACTACACAGGGACCTCCTATCCCCCAGGACCCATCCCACATCATGGTCATCCCACTTCCTGGTGAAGGACCTACCAGCTCCTAAACTTCCTTCACCTTCACCCAACCCTTTCTTTGCACGTTATCATATAATCAAAGGAGAGTCCATGTGTATGTGccctggagtgtgtgtgtgtgtgtgtgtgtgtgtgtgtgtgtgtgtgtgtgtggccctgCTGTCTGTGTCCTGGCAACCAGTGTTGGGTTATAGGAGAGACTGTGGAAGGGAGCAGGAAAGAGACTCCAGACTGGAATGGGATAGATCTACCTCACACAGCCTCACTGGTTAGGAGCtctacctcagtttccccatctctaAAGAGGGAAACAGGCCCATGAGGCTGTTGAGTTTGCTAAATTAAGTCCTGTGCCCACAGAAGACCCATCTTTTTGAAGCCTTTGTTACTGGTGGCTCTGTAAATTTCTCACTGCTTTCCCCTCCTTTAGCAAAAACCTGTCAGGGGAAGGAATGAATGTTACTTTCCCAGAAGGCAAGTACGTCAAGATCCTGtattctctgttttgtagctcaACTGGGCACCAAAAGGGTGTTTGATAAATCACCTCTATATGGAAATGGGGGATACAGACCAGATCATATTCTGTACAGCAACCTACTCCATCAGACCACAGTACCCCAGCCACCACAAAGGAGGCCACAGCCCTCCCCATTTTCATGCCAGGGAAAGTTCTGGGACCCCCTAAGTTCTAGTACAAAGGCTTGGGACCACAGGTAGGGTTGAGGTGCTGGGCTCACAGACTTGAGGGAactagagtgctcacctcacctCCACCCACAAGAGGAAGATTGCACAGGGGTCATCGTGAGTGAAAAAGAACAGGCAGACAGGTACCAGTGGATATACCAGAGGGCCTGTGTGGGAATGCCCTTTCTGTCCATGGGAGCTTCCCTAACACCCACCACATCCCAAGACCCCAAGGAACCACAAGGTGGGGCAGGAGGGTATGCACACAGGCCTGGCTCAGCTGTGGGCCCCTGCCACCTAAAGGCAGACAGTGGGACAGAGACTGGCTGCATTTCCCCAGCACAGCTTTTTGGCTTAAGGctcagcatcctctctcttccAGAACACACAGCATCTTGGCCCTCTGTGTTTTCTTGCATCTAGATGCCCATCATCCCCATGTTCACCTGTCCCACCAGCACATCTGCAGGCTCAGCTCATGTAACAGCCCACGACATCCCTATACCCCTTCTCTCCAGAAGGAAGGCCATCCTGCAACCTCTCACCTCACCCTGACCTCACACTCCTCCAGGAGCTGGATTTTACTACCCCTGTTGTCATGGCTCTGCCTCATGTGTCTGTGCCTATGTGTCTGGATGtatctctgtgtgtctgtgtgtttgggTGTGTGAGTATGTCTATGTCTATATGTCTGTAtcactgtgtgtctgtgtgtgcatgtgtgttccaTGTGTACTGCATATCTGTGTGTCTATATGTATCTAAGTCTGtgtatttttgtgtatgtatgtgtccaTGTGTCTGTATGCATGTCTATCATCTGTgttggtgtgtctgtgtgtctttgtgtttgtgtgtttgtgtgtctgtatctatgtgtttatgtgtttgtgtgtctgtttgtctatgtgtctgtgtgtgtgactgtATGTCTGGTTTGTGAGTCTGTTTGTATCTATGTGTCTGTATGTTTGTATGTCCGTGTCTACatatctgtgtgtttgtgtatttgtgtatgtctgtgtgcCTGGTTTATGAGTCTGTGTGTATCTATGTGTCTGAATGTTTGTATGTCCATGTCTACATATCTGTGTGTTTGTgactgtgtgtctatgtgtgtctatgtatctgtgtttgtgtgtctgtgtatgtgtgtgtctgcataggtctgtgtgtatctgtgtgtccatgtgtttgtgtctatgtgtctgtgtgtctgagcccatgtgtatttgtatatgtgtctCTATGTGTccatgtgtctctgtgtgtatctatgtgtatgtctgtgtgtctttgtgtgcATGTCTGTATGTGTATCTGTGACtacatgtctgtgtgtgtgtgtggctgagtgtgtatctgtgtgcatgtctgttgtgtctgtgtgtgtgtgtgtgtgtgcacatgcacttGGTGTGTTTCTCCTCTATCCTCAGCTCAAGTGTGGCCCTGGGAGATTCCTGGAAGTGTTTACTCAGTAAATAAaaggagcccagggctggggtgtggctcagtggcagagaacttgccttgcacatgtgaggcactgggttcaatcctcagcactacataaaaataaataaacaaaataaagacactgtgtccatctataactaaaaaattaaaaatatatttttaaaaaaggagcccAGGATCCTAGTGGTCAAAGCGAAGTGAACTGTGGACAAAGTAACTGATGCCCAGCAGAGAAATCAGTGCCCTGGACAGTCAGTCCTGCCCCTTTTTTCCTCCCCACACTTCACTGGCAGGAGCTGATAGAGAATGGCTTTCCTCCACCCACCAGTGGTCAGTGAGGTCCACACTGAAGTCACAGGAGTATGACCCAGCTGGTGTCACACAGTCACCTCaaagtgtgtgtatttttttccataaaaacaaGATCAAAGAGGCCACATCATCCAACCAAAATCCTACACTTGTTACAGGCAGCCTGGATGACCCTGAGACCTGGCCATGACCCACAGCTTCTGCTGGATGCCATCTACAGCAGCAATATGGAATTGTTTAAAGCCTATCCAAGCCTCAACGTATCCTTATGTCCAGGTATATGGCAGCTCTCTAGACCCACTTCCTGCTGACAACAACCAAAAGCcctggataaaatataaatagtatacTCATAAAATCATCAAAATGATGAGATGGGAAGAATTGTCAAGCCAAAGACTAGATGGAGTGGAACCCAGAACCATGGGATTGTTTTTGCCCTGAATGTGTCTGGCAAATCTATAAAATGGGACAGATGAAGCCCGAGATGGAGGTGTAATGGAAGGCCCCCAGTAACTGGCATCTAGCAGGAAATGAGCTAGAAATAACTTCACCTTCAGCCAACTTGGAAGAGTAGTACCTGGGCATGGGCAGAAAAGGAGGAACCCCCTCTGAAAAGATACAGCGCAGACCAACCTTCTTGTGGATTCACAGCCCACATTCACATGACCTGGATCTACCCAGGGAAAACCCAATTTACACGTCGGCTTAAACTAATCATGGACAGGATCCAGCAGAAGCAAATTCAGGCCCTTTCTAAAGGGAAGAACCATGACTGAAGTCCTCATAAAATCACaacccaggctggggatgtggctcaagcggtagcgcgctcgcctggcatgcggggggggggggggggggctgggttcaatcctcagcaccacataaaaataaaataaagatgttgtgtccaccgaaaaaataaaaaataaatattaaaaaattctctctctctctctctctctctctctctctctcaaaaaaaaaaaaaaaatcacaacccaCCTTCCAAGAAAGATGGGTAGCTCACAACTAAGTATTGCCTCAATAAAAAGTGTCACCAGCAAGTGCAGTCTTCCCATATGTGGCATATATCAAATGGAGAACATTATTTAGGAAAACCTTTACATCTCAGAACAGTGAGCCTGTGATTTAAGCCACAACCTGCTCCCACCGATTCTCAGTTCCAGTTATAAAGGCTCTGCTCCAAGTGGGTACAAATATGGTGGAAGAGGATCCTCTCTATTCCAGCTCCAAGTCTAGGGCTAAAGTTTCACCCTACAAGGGGCAAATGCATATTCCCCTGAGCTCCATGTCATAGGAGGTCTCTTTATTTTGGCAGATGAGGCCAGGATGACAGGTACTCCCTTCCTATCCAGTGGAGGCTCTGCCCCAGGCATGGGAAGCCAATGATACTACCAGCTCACAGGTAGGGCACAGAGTTCGAAATGGGAAAGCAAGCCAAGGAGACCAGGAACTACAATCCAGTGCCTTCTCATAGAACAGAGATGCCACTCTGATAGAAACAGGTTACTGTCTCAACCCCAAGTTCAGTATGGTGGCACCAAGGTCTTGCCCAGAGGTTAAGGACAGATTATCTCCACATCTCTGGCATAAAGGACTAACTATATTTGGAACAGAACACCAGCATATGCCTAAGGTCATTGTCAAAAAACAAGGGAGTTTTAATAATAAGGCATTAAGAGAAGCTGGTGGATCCACTATACAAAAACAACAAACGAAATGGTAGACCAAGTGGAAGTTTAACAGAAAGAACCAGAAAAGAACCCTCCTGGAACACCACTCATCCCCACAGGTCTTAAGAGGTGTGCACTGCATGAGCTGCACCATGCAGGACCCAGCAAGGCAAGATGTGAGGAAGACAGGAAAGCACTCCCCAAGTTATGCTCAGATCCACTGGCTGAAGGTAGGGCCTTACTAACTCATGGGGTATAAGCACAACTTCTAACTAAGCACTAGCTGACCTATAAGCCACACTGCTCCAAGGCAGAATCCAAGGAAACCTGGaagtttttttaaatgccattcaTTCCAGATAATCTGTCAGACTGTTCATATGCCCAAGGC
This is a stretch of genomic DNA from Ictidomys tridecemlineatus isolate mIctTri1 chromosome 2, mIctTri1.hap1, whole genome shotgun sequence. It encodes these proteins:
- the Ramp3 gene encoding receptor activity-modifying protein 3, which translates into the protein MEKRALRLHLFPLLLLLCGGCARVCGCNETRMLERLPLCGKAFADMMQKVDVWKWCNLSEFIVYYESFTNCTEVETNVVGCYWPNPLAQGFITGIHRQFFSNCTVDRTHWEDPPDEVLIPLIVVPVLLTVAMAGLVVWRSKRTDQLL